The following proteins are encoded in a genomic region of Caldicoprobacter guelmensis:
- a CDS encoding helix-turn-helix domain-containing protein, whose translation MKDQSFFIKLFISFTLLLVIITVIYILIYEQVVINSSKEEIGRNYIGKLKVAEKIMTEFKNAVRKDIVRLAASNSVSALVELKNLKKGNRLAFDNQSLIKLSNAQKSILEVVNANIRYESIYLYIEDLGFCLTSNQGLIFNDDIMDTGWFKAYIDYKNNRKPLGWIDTRLPERDDSSIYPAYSYVATYVFPLTPYTSVLQGALVLNIKEDALSQLINTDDINKEGYIFIIDSNGDVVTHVDKNYVGYNISSIGYIDKILKSDAIDGYFINEMEQKNILISYYKSINDNWIYIGVFSLEPLLSKINNLRTRVIYSSVLIALLSILSVYLISRKLSSPITKLIQDIKLNKGINIYESKDEMTILRRAFESLSNQLAQNKMNIKQVYLNNLLNANYSYGNVENDGLIEEYFKYGHFICVSVMIDKYYEFANKYEVERQYYLKMLIINIVKQIIGMDYLCEGVNLDGGEIAFIINISDDHVYKIYEDLRRYFHEIQNEIGKILDFTVSVGIGRCYEGISKIHVSYMEAKQALKWRLVLGYGSIVLWNEEFGNYSYYYPYTIEKSILNQLESRDIDRIERTVAELMSELKEKQDISCDNILLVINQLVGNTIVKYLTELKLDMNDVFGHDFNIYSELSRKETLDEIEAWLVKMYRAIIDFLIAYEEEEDETVRKIVDFIERNYKKDIGIQEVASFVGLSYSHVRKVFKSRIGENIVEFINKLRIEEAKKLLLNTELPVREIALIVGYNSDQTFARIFKKVEGVTPGEYRRFKNSMDV comes from the coding sequence ATGAAGGACCAATCTTTTTTTATTAAATTGTTTATTTCGTTTACGCTTTTGTTGGTCATAATAACTGTAATCTATATTTTGATATACGAACAAGTGGTAATAAATAGTTCTAAAGAAGAAATTGGCAGAAACTATATAGGAAAATTAAAAGTAGCAGAGAAGATTATGACAGAGTTTAAAAATGCTGTTCGAAAAGATATTGTAAGGCTGGCGGCCAGTAATTCAGTAAGTGCTCTCGTGGAGTTAAAGAATCTAAAAAAAGGTAATAGATTGGCTTTTGACAATCAATCTTTAATAAAGCTTTCGAATGCACAAAAGTCAATTTTAGAAGTAGTTAATGCTAATATAAGGTATGAATCAATATATTTATATATTGAGGACCTGGGGTTTTGTTTGACTAGCAATCAAGGATTGATATTTAATGACGATATAATGGATACAGGTTGGTTCAAAGCTTATATTGACTATAAAAATAACAGAAAACCCTTGGGCTGGATAGATACTAGGTTACCCGAGAGAGATGATAGCTCAATTTATCCTGCTTATAGCTATGTTGCAACATATGTTTTTCCTTTGACTCCTTATACAAGCGTATTACAAGGGGCGCTTGTTTTAAATATAAAGGAAGATGCGTTATCCCAACTCATCAATACTGATGATATAAACAAAGAGGGATATATTTTTATTATTGATAGCAATGGCGATGTTGTGACTCATGTAGATAAAAATTACGTGGGTTACAATATTTCCAGTATAGGTTATATAGATAAAATATTAAAGAGTGATGCAATCGATGGATACTTTATTAATGAAATGGAACAAAAAAATATTTTAATATCTTATTATAAATCCATTAATGATAACTGGATTTATATAGGCGTTTTTTCTCTGGAGCCTTTGCTTAGTAAGATTAATAATTTACGTACAAGGGTTATTTATTCTTCAGTACTGATAGCGTTACTAAGCATATTGAGCGTTTACTTAATATCGAGAAAGTTGTCCAGCCCCATAACAAAATTAATTCAAGATATTAAGCTCAATAAAGGGATAAATATTTATGAAAGTAAAGATGAGATGACAATATTGAGAAGAGCTTTTGAATCGCTTTCAAATCAGCTAGCACAAAATAAGATGAACATCAAGCAGGTTTATTTGAATAATTTATTAAACGCCAATTATTCATATGGAAATGTTGAAAACGATGGGTTAATTGAGGAATATTTTAAGTACGGACATTTTATATGTGTTTCTGTGATGATAGATAAGTATTATGAATTTGCAAATAAATATGAAGTAGAAAGGCAGTATTATTTAAAGATGTTGATAATAAACATTGTAAAGCAGATTATAGGGATGGATTATCTGTGTGAAGGAGTTAATTTAGATGGTGGAGAAATCGCATTTATCATCAATATAAGTGATGATCATGTGTATAAAATATATGAGGATTTAAGAAGATATTTCCATGAAATACAGAACGAGATTGGCAAGATATTAGATTTTACTGTATCTGTAGGAATCGGAAGGTGTTATGAAGGAATATCAAAAATACATGTGTCATATATGGAGGCAAAACAAGCGCTTAAATGGAGATTGGTTCTTGGGTATGGCAGTATTGTTTTATGGAATGAGGAATTTGGGAATTACAGCTATTATTACCCGTATACAATCGAAAAGAGCATATTAAATCAACTGGAATCCAGGGATATAGATAGAATTGAAAGGACTGTGGCTGAATTGATGAGCGAACTAAAAGAAAAGCAGGATATATCTTGCGATAATATCTTATTGGTCATAAACCAACTTGTGGGGAATACTATAGTGAAATATCTCACTGAGCTTAAGCTAGACATGAACGATGTTTTTGGCCATGATTTTAATATCTATAGCGAACTTTCTCGTAAGGAGACATTAGATGAAATAGAGGCTTGGCTTGTCAAGATGTACAGGGCTATAATAGACTTTCTTATAGCGTACGAAGAAGAGGAAGACGAGACTGTAAGAAAGATAGTGGATTTTATAGAAAGAAATTATAAGAAAGACATAGGAATACAGGAAGTAGCAAGCTTTGTAGGATTGAGTTATTCTCATGTTAGAAAGGTGTTTAAGAGCAGGATTGGAGAAAACATCGTTGAATTTATCAATAAGCTAAGGATAGAAGAGGCAAAAAAGCTGCTACTTAATACTGAACTGCCCGTAAGGGAGATAGCATTGATTGTGGGGTATAACAGCGATCAGACGTTTGCAAGAATATTCAAAAAAGTGGAAGGGGTTACCCCCGGAGAATATAGAAGGTTTAAAAATAGTATGGATGTATGA
- a CDS encoding ABC transporter permease, producing MSQHYLLYIFLILPMAYFFIFKYIPMYGLLIAFKDYNMFQGIWGSPWNNFATFKEIFGMKDFYRAVRNTLLLNGLDLVAGFPAPIILAIMLSELRNKTYKKISQTILYLPHFLSWIVIGGIVIQLFSTQTGLINVVLKKMGIGPVEFLSKKNNWLLVYVASGVWQSAGWNAIIYLAAIAGINPELYEAATVDGAGRLRKIWHVTLPCIKPTIIILLILNVGRIAQIGFDRPYAMGNYFVTEVSDVISTFVYRVGLRSGRFSTATAVGFFQSVVGMVFLLTANYIAEKFDEQGIW from the coding sequence ATGTCGCAACATTACCTGCTCTACATTTTTTTGATATTGCCTATGGCTTACTTCTTCATATTCAAATATATACCCATGTATGGATTGCTTATAGCTTTTAAAGATTATAATATGTTTCAAGGGATATGGGGAAGCCCCTGGAACAATTTTGCTACGTTTAAAGAAATATTTGGAATGAAAGATTTTTATCGAGCTGTGCGAAATACTCTCCTTTTAAATGGGTTAGATTTAGTAGCAGGATTCCCTGCACCTATTATACTTGCCATTATGCTGAGTGAGCTGAGAAATAAAACCTATAAGAAGATATCACAAACTATACTGTATCTGCCTCACTTTTTGTCATGGATTGTTATAGGTGGTATTGTGATACAGCTTTTTTCAACGCAAACAGGGTTGATTAATGTAGTTCTTAAGAAAATGGGTATAGGGCCGGTGGAGTTCTTGAGCAAAAAGAATAATTGGCTTTTGGTATACGTGGCTTCTGGAGTATGGCAGAGCGCCGGTTGGAATGCAATAATATACTTAGCTGCTATAGCAGGTATAAATCCAGAATTATATGAAGCAGCCACTGTTGATGGTGCAGGAAGGCTGAGGAAAATATGGCATGTCACCCTTCCGTGCATTAAACCTACTATAATAATTCTGTTGATACTCAATGTGGGTAGAATTGCACAAATTGGTTTTGATCGGCCTTATGCTATGGGGAACTATTTTGTAACCGAGGTCTCAGATGTTATCAGTACTTTTGTGTATAGAGTTGGCTTGCGCTCAGGTAGGTTTTCAACGGCTACAGCAGTGGGCTTTTTCCAATCTGTAGTGGGTATGGTCTTTTTGTTGACGGCCAATTATATTGCGGAGAAGTTCGACGAACAAGGAATATGGTAA
- a CDS encoding carbohydrate ABC transporter permease, with the protein MVADTRSKIFDMVLNILIFIAVLVCLIPILHVASISLSSNSAILAGRVYIWPVELNVDSYKVVFADKTMIKSLVFTAKLTVVYTLLSMLMTVLAAYPLSKKGLKGRNLFLLIIVFTMYFSGGMIPDYILIKNLGLLNNFWALVLPGLISAFNMIVLKTFFSTLPESLEESAFIDGASYLTILIRIVLPLSLPVLATLSLFYAVGRWNYFMDALLYITDSKLYPIQLKIYQIIYNNMQPEISAIEGNLSSNLLPESLKAASVMFAIIPIIMVYPWLQKYFISGVMIGAIKG; encoded by the coding sequence ATGGTAGCAGATACAAGGAGTAAAATCTTTGATATGGTACTTAACATATTGATTTTCATTGCGGTACTGGTATGCTTGATTCCGATTTTGCATGTGGCATCGATATCCTTGAGCTCAAATTCAGCGATACTTGCTGGAAGAGTTTATATCTGGCCAGTAGAACTAAATGTTGACTCTTATAAAGTAGTATTTGCTGACAAGACCATGATAAAATCTCTTGTTTTTACAGCAAAGCTGACTGTTGTATACACCCTGTTGAGTATGTTAATGACTGTGTTGGCTGCTTATCCTCTTTCTAAAAAGGGGCTAAAGGGAAGGAATTTGTTTCTGCTCATCATAGTGTTTACTATGTATTTTAGCGGAGGAATGATACCAGACTATATTCTCATAAAAAATCTCGGTTTGCTAAATAATTTCTGGGCATTGGTATTGCCAGGGCTTATAAGTGCGTTTAATATGATTGTGCTAAAGACGTTTTTCTCGACTTTACCAGAAAGCTTGGAGGAATCAGCCTTTATAGATGGTGCATCATACTTGACGATATTGATAAGAATAGTGCTGCCGTTGTCGTTGCCGGTATTGGCCACTTTGAGCTTGTTTTATGCCGTGGGACGATGGAATTACTTTATGGATGCACTGCTTTATATTACGGATTCCAAATTATACCCCATACAGCTGAAAATATATCAAATAATTTACAATAATATGCAGCCCGAGATTTCTGCCATAGAGGGGAATTTATCATCAAATTTGTTGCCTGAAAGCTTAAAGGCTGCTTCGGTTATGTTTGCAATTATCCCAATAATTATGGTATATCCATGGCTACAAAAGTACTTTATCTCTGGCGTTATGATTGGGGCTATAAAGGGTTAA
- a CDS encoding extracellular solute-binding protein, with amino-acid sequence MKKRTLMLIGLLLCFAIAAATLSGCSSKSNSEPKQQPSSQGQNNSSEGSGGTKEPAKPVELRVEVFDRGTPGQTPVDNNYWTKWIQEQFGDKNNVKLTFVPCPRSQEVEMLNIWMSTGDAPDICLTYDVATVYKYYKEGGLADLTDALNKYGQQLKEFLGEELLAYGQYDGKQYAIPAKRVIQARTGTFIRKDWLEKLNLPVPETTEQFYNTLKAFKEKNPGNVDKVVPFAMTADVDYMAYGFFETFLEDVPDKDYYVKYRLFLPGWKEGARFLNKMYNEGLISPEFPLDKDGKMMDQDIVRGYVGAYGGNYDLALRNVPGHNNNLKKNIPGAEFIPCDPYTNVHTGQHRKELYNPTGIRIIVPKTSQAKADAVIEYLNWMADPQVLFFLQFGEEGVHHTIVDGLPKLQAVEGEKMMPSLQNIDYTLIVNGIYLADKEKTIKANAFSYPGNEHLYESAYNLAMRGGYVNPGAGLIPTEAEAKYGKVLDDKELEIYAKAITAKPEDFDKVWDSLIQEYLAAGGQEVLDQRAALWDEMYGK; translated from the coding sequence ATGAAAAAGAGGACACTGATGTTAATAGGTTTGCTTTTGTGCTTTGCTATTGCTGCTGCCACTTTATCTGGTTGCTCTTCAAAGAGCAATAGCGAACCGAAACAACAGCCAAGTTCTCAGGGCCAAAACAACAGCTCTGAGGGTTCTGGGGGGACCAAGGAACCAGCAAAACCTGTTGAATTGAGGGTGGAAGTCTTTGACAGAGGTACCCCTGGACAGACGCCGGTAGATAATAACTACTGGACAAAATGGATTCAAGAACAATTTGGTGATAAGAATAATGTAAAATTGACCTTTGTTCCATGTCCGCGATCCCAGGAAGTTGAGATGCTGAATATCTGGATGTCAACAGGGGATGCACCGGATATCTGTTTGACTTACGACGTTGCCACTGTCTACAAATACTATAAAGAGGGTGGATTGGCTGACCTCACAGACGCCCTTAACAAATATGGGCAACAGCTAAAAGAATTTTTAGGTGAAGAGCTTTTGGCATACGGACAGTATGATGGCAAACAATACGCCATTCCTGCCAAAAGGGTAATACAGGCAAGAACTGGAACATTTATAAGGAAGGACTGGCTGGAAAAGCTTAACCTGCCTGTACCCGAAACGACTGAGCAATTCTATAATACCTTAAAAGCATTTAAAGAGAAAAATCCTGGAAATGTTGATAAAGTGGTTCCATTTGCCATGACAGCGGATGTTGACTATATGGCTTATGGTTTCTTTGAGACGTTTTTAGAAGATGTGCCCGACAAAGACTATTATGTAAAGTATCGATTGTTCTTGCCTGGCTGGAAAGAAGGGGCTAGATTCCTCAACAAGATGTACAATGAGGGTCTAATTAGTCCAGAGTTCCCGCTTGATAAGGATGGAAAAATGATGGACCAAGATATAGTTAGAGGTTATGTGGGGGCTTATGGCGGGAATTATGACCTGGCGCTCAGAAATGTACCTGGCCACAACAACAACTTGAAGAAGAATATTCCTGGAGCAGAGTTTATTCCATGTGACCCATATACCAATGTGCATACTGGCCAGCACAGGAAAGAATTGTACAACCCAACAGGTATTAGAATAATAGTGCCCAAGACCAGCCAAGCAAAAGCCGATGCCGTCATCGAATACCTCAACTGGATGGCTGACCCGCAAGTGCTGTTCTTCCTGCAGTTTGGCGAGGAAGGCGTTCACCATACTATAGTTGACGGTTTGCCCAAGCTCCAAGCTGTAGAGGGTGAAAAGATGATGCCCTCATTGCAAAACATTGATTATACCCTTATTGTAAACGGAATTTATCTGGCAGACAAAGAGAAAACCATCAAAGCTAATGCATTTTCTTATCCCGGCAATGAGCATTTGTATGAATCAGCTTACAATCTTGCTATGCGGGGCGGCTATGTCAATCCGGGAGCTGGGTTAATTCCTACCGAGGCAGAGGCTAAATACGGAAAAGTTTTGGATGACAAGGAACTAGAGATATATGCAAAAGCCATTACGGCCAAACCTGAAGACTTTGATAAAGTATGGGATTCTTTAATACAGGAGTATCTGGCCGCTGGCGGGCAAGAGGTATTGGATCAAAGAGCTGCTTTATGGGATGAGATGTACGGGAAATAA
- a CDS encoding Gfo/Idh/MocA family protein, translating to MIKVAIIGTGNISPQHIKGYLEFPDRCEIVALVDIYPEKAVEKKERFDLKNAEVYDDYHKALERDDIDLVDICTPPYTHAEIAVNALKAGKHVLVEKPMAASLEECDLMIEAALRADRYLSVIAQNRFTNGFMKLKKVIDSGLAGKIAHVQVNSFWWRGYSYYDLWWRGTWEKEGGGCTLNHAIHHIDLLIWLMGMPTELVAFMSNAVHDNAEVEDISVAVLKYENGAIGQITSSVVHHGEEQEIIVQGEKARVSAPWKVYASLAAGNGFPMGRDEKLESELNDLYNGIPELKYTGHTGQINDVLNAIEKKGELLISGVDGRNALELITAIYKSASLKQMVKLPLSKDDPFYTVSGIRANVPRFNEKKISIENFKEDHITFGKVN from the coding sequence ATGATAAAGGTTGCTATTATCGGTACTGGAAATATTTCACCACAGCATATCAAGGGGTATTTGGAATTTCCCGACAGATGTGAGATCGTTGCACTTGTGGATATATATCCCGAAAAGGCCGTTGAAAAAAAAGAGAGGTTTGATTTAAAAAATGCAGAGGTCTATGATGACTACCACAAAGCGCTGGAAAGAGATGATATAGATTTAGTTGATATATGTACACCTCCATATACGCACGCCGAAATAGCAGTAAATGCTTTGAAGGCTGGAAAGCATGTGTTGGTTGAAAAGCCTATGGCGGCTTCCCTTGAGGAGTGTGACCTTATGATTGAAGCTGCTTTACGAGCTGATAGATATCTTTCGGTGATAGCGCAAAATAGATTTACTAATGGGTTTATGAAATTAAAGAAGGTCATCGATTCTGGGTTGGCAGGGAAAATTGCACATGTGCAGGTCAATTCATTCTGGTGGCGAGGTTATTCCTATTATGACTTGTGGTGGAGGGGGACCTGGGAAAAGGAAGGAGGGGGATGCACTTTAAACCATGCAATCCATCATATAGACCTGCTAATCTGGCTGATGGGAATGCCAACAGAACTTGTGGCGTTTATGAGCAACGCGGTACACGACAACGCAGAGGTTGAAGACATATCGGTGGCGGTGTTAAAATATGAAAACGGAGCAATAGGACAAATCACCAGCTCTGTTGTTCATCACGGAGAGGAACAAGAAATCATCGTACAGGGGGAAAAGGCCAGGGTTTCGGCGCCGTGGAAAGTTTATGCCTCGTTGGCCGCCGGTAACGGTTTCCCGATGGGTAGAGACGAGAAGCTCGAAAGTGAGTTAAATGATCTATACAATGGAATTCCTGAACTAAAATATACGGGACATACGGGACAGATTAATGATGTGTTGAATGCAATAGAGAAAAAGGGAGAATTGTTGATTTCAGGTGTGGACGGTAGAAATGCCCTTGAACTCATTACTGCCATCTATAAATCTGCAAGCTTAAAGCAGATGGTAAAACTTCCGCTGTCAAAAGATGACCCTTTCTATACGGTATCAGGGATTAGAGCTAATGTGCCGCGTTTTAACGAAAAGAAAATTTCGATTGAAAACTTTAAAGAAGACCACATAACTTTTGGAAAAGTGAATTAA
- a CDS encoding Gfo/Idh/MocA family protein, with translation MSKASGMYYMPETPAKKVCDEGDFIFAAVGLDHGHIYGMSKGLIEAGGLIKWVYDPDPLKVEEFRKVFPQVKVACSIDEVLMDSSVHLVASAAIPSERCNIGLKAMEAGKDYFADKPPMTTMEQLEKAKETVQRTKRKYMVYYGERLHNEASVYAGQLVQNGEIGRVLQVIGLGPHREGKGRPAWFYEKDKFGGILCDIGSHQIEQFLFFTGAKDAKVQAAKVANYNHKQYPNFEDFGDVTLIADNGATGYFRVDWFTPDGLRTWGDGRLFILGTEGYIEIRKYIDITRDDNTDHVYLVNKAGEHYINVKGKVGFPFFGELILDCLNRTEYAMTQEHVFKAIELALEAQNKAIKLE, from the coding sequence ATGAGCAAGGCTAGTGGTATGTATTATATGCCGGAAACGCCAGCTAAAAAGGTATGCGATGAGGGTGACTTCATCTTTGCCGCCGTAGGATTGGACCACGGCCATATCTATGGCATGTCAAAAGGCCTTATTGAGGCTGGCGGGCTAATAAAGTGGGTTTACGATCCGGATCCTTTAAAGGTGGAGGAGTTCCGCAAGGTTTTCCCGCAGGTCAAGGTTGCATGTAGTATTGATGAAGTGTTGATGGATTCTTCTGTCCACTTAGTGGCAAGTGCGGCTATTCCTTCTGAAAGGTGTAATATAGGGCTAAAAGCTATGGAGGCAGGTAAAGACTATTTTGCGGACAAACCTCCAATGACTACCATGGAACAGCTTGAAAAGGCAAAGGAAACAGTACAAAGGACCAAGAGAAAATATATGGTGTATTATGGCGAGCGGTTGCACAATGAGGCTTCAGTATATGCAGGTCAGCTGGTACAAAACGGGGAAATAGGAAGGGTATTGCAGGTGATTGGGTTGGGGCCGCACAGGGAAGGCAAAGGAAGGCCTGCATGGTTTTATGAAAAAGATAAGTTTGGCGGCATACTGTGCGATATAGGAAGCCATCAAATAGAACAATTTCTATTCTTTACAGGGGCAAAAGATGCAAAGGTCCAAGCAGCAAAAGTGGCTAACTATAACCATAAACAATATCCTAATTTTGAGGATTTTGGCGATGTAACATTAATTGCCGACAACGGAGCAACGGGGTATTTCAGGGTGGATTGGTTTACTCCTGACGGATTGAGGACATGGGGAGATGGCAGATTGTTTATACTAGGGACTGAGGGATATATAGAAATTCGAAAATACATTGACATAACTAGAGATGACAATACAGACCATGTCTATCTTGTAAACAAAGCTGGAGAGCATTATATCAATGTAAAAGGTAAAGTGGGTTTCCCCTTCTTTGGAGAACTGATTTTGGATTGCCTGAATAGGACGGAATACGCTATGACGCAAGAACATGTTTTCAAGGCTATTGAATTAGCTTTAGAAGCACAGAATAAAGCAATAAAATTAGAATAG
- the uxuA gene encoding mannonate dehydratase: MKVVFRWFGENDDSVTLEQIRQIPGVTGVVSALFDIPVGEVWPLERILALKKKVEDYGLKLEVIESVNVHEDIKLGLPTRERYIENYRETIKNLGQAGIKVLCYNFMPVFDWIRTDLAMKLPDGSEVMAYDDNIIRDLDPIELINEMESGSRGYSLPGWEPYRLKEIRRLFELYKDVDEEKLFENLKYFLESIVPVCEEYDVKLAIHPDDPPWSVFKLPRIVTNKENLDRIINLVDSPYNGLTLCTGSLGANLENNLPEIIRYFGNKGRIHFAHVRNIKIEEKGVFYETSHLSSDGSFDMFEIMKAYYDVGFEGYMRPDHGRMIWGEKARPGYGLYDRALGIMYLLGLWEAIGKMSRT, from the coding sequence ATGAAGGTAGTTTTTAGATGGTTTGGGGAAAATGACGACAGCGTAACCTTAGAGCAGATACGTCAAATACCTGGGGTAACCGGTGTGGTCTCTGCACTGTTTGATATTCCCGTGGGAGAAGTGTGGCCCCTTGAAAGAATACTGGCATTAAAAAAGAAAGTGGAAGATTATGGCTTGAAGCTGGAAGTGATAGAAAGCGTTAATGTGCACGAGGACATAAAACTGGGCTTGCCGACCCGAGAGCGCTATATCGAAAACTATAGGGAGACCATAAAGAACCTGGGACAAGCTGGAATCAAGGTGTTGTGCTACAACTTCATGCCGGTGTTTGACTGGATACGCACCGATTTGGCCATGAAGTTACCCGATGGTTCTGAAGTTATGGCATATGACGACAATATAATCAGGGATTTGGACCCCATTGAATTGATCAACGAGATGGAATCAGGATCAAGGGGGTATTCTCTACCCGGCTGGGAACCTTACCGATTGAAAGAGATAAGAAGGCTATTTGAGCTTTACAAAGATGTTGATGAGGAGAAACTGTTTGAAAACCTCAAGTATTTTCTTGAAAGCATAGTCCCGGTCTGTGAAGAATACGATGTGAAGCTGGCTATTCATCCCGATGACCCACCATGGTCAGTATTTAAGCTGCCACGGATTGTTACCAATAAGGAAAACCTAGACAGGATAATCAATCTCGTCGACAGTCCCTATAATGGGCTTACCCTGTGTACTGGTTCTCTTGGAGCCAATTTGGAAAACAACCTGCCTGAGATTATAAGATACTTCGGCAACAAAGGCAGGATACACTTTGCACATGTAAGAAATATCAAGATCGAGGAGAAAGGTGTCTTTTATGAGACCTCCCATTTGTCTTCTGATGGTTCGTTTGATATGTTTGAAATCATGAAGGCCTATTACGATGTAGGCTTTGAAGGGTATATGCGTCCCGATCATGGGCGGATGATATGGGGCGAAAAGGCAAGGCCGGGATATGGTTTATATGATAGGGCGCTGGGGATAATGTACCTGCTTGGGCTTTGGGAAGCCATTGGTAAGATGAGCAGAACGTAA